ACCGGGTTGTGGGTATGAACGCCGTGGGCGTCGCGCTCCACACCCGCATCCACGAAATGTGCGATCACGGCGGCTTCCCCGTCGCGGGCCAGTAGGAATGCCCGCTCACCGTCCATCGCCACCGCTGGCAGCCCGGTCAGCGGCGTGGTTGCCACCTTCACGCCCCTGGGCGTCAGCTTCTCCAGACTGACCGCTATCTCGGGTTCACCCGCCATAAACAGCGTGCGGCGGGCATTCAGCGTCAGGTCTTCGCACATGCTGCGAATGGCCTCCTCGCCGTACAGGTGGTACACCGCCTCGGGTGCGGGGTCAGGGGCCAGCCGCGACAGATCGCGGTCGAGCGCCCCCAGCCGGTCGTCGAAGGCACGGCGCGAGCGGGCCAGATACTCGCGGGCCGACAGCGGCGCGTATTCCAGCGGACTCTGGCCGACTTTGGCCGCCAGTCCCCGGCCTTCCAGCCGCTCCAGAGTCTCATAGATTTTGGGCCGAGGAATGCCTGC
Above is a genomic segment from Deinococcus ruber containing:
- a CDS encoding TrmB family transcriptional regulator; the protein is MSAVIHLQALGLTEYEARAYTALLALGRAVPARVARQAGIPRPKIYETLERLEGRGLAAKVGQSPLEYAPLSAREYLARSRRAFDDRLGALDRDLSRLAPDPAPEAVYHLYGEEAIRSMCEDLTLNARRTLFMAGEPEIAVSLEKLTPRGVKVATTPLTGLPAVAMDGERAFLLARDGEAAVIAHFVDAGVERDAHGVHTHNPVIVHLIEGYVELAARSVQPPPEQQATVLPPVPARAPRKASESKSR